In Harmonia axyridis chromosome X, icHarAxyr1.1, whole genome shotgun sequence, a single window of DNA contains:
- the LOC123685983 gene encoding GATA zinc finger domain-containing protein 1 produces the protein MPLRGTPVCLKCKATESPLWTNAENLGAVCLNCMNETKESIKTEEDGPSTDVKPSKQKVRSTRSTRLNPFALPKTGRSRGRGRRSLFKRTPLKAPQAVATTVTSESVFCEGFYYQVGDIVRLIGDEDDDYYYAQIRGLLTDQYCEKSAVITWLLPTKESPPPNERFDAATYIIGPEEELPRSLRCMEFVMHAPSDYYKSSTTPYPSMSAPAVPGYLWTSLKSIQTATSGKQ, from the coding sequence ATGCCGCTCCGAGGTACACCCGTTTGTCTTAAATGCAAAGCAACCGAGTCCCCTTTATGGACTAATGCTGAAAATTTGGGAGCTGTATGCTTAAATTGCATGAATGAGACTAAAGAGAGTATTAAAACAGAAGAAGATGGTCCTTCAACTGATGTTAAACCTTCTAAACAAAAGGTTAGATCCACCAGATCCACAAGATTGAATCCGTTTGCTCTTCCTAAGACTGGTAGATCTAGAGGTAGAGGAAGACGATCTTTGTTTAAAAGAACTCCTTTAAAAGCTCCACAAGCGGTGGCCACAACTGTAACAAGTGAGTCAGTATTTTGTGAAGGATTTTATTATCAGGTTGGAGATATTGTAAGACTAATAGGAGATGAAGATGATGATTATTACTATGCCCAGATAAGAGGACTCTTGACTGATCAGTATTGTGAAAAAAGTGCAGTCATAACATGGCTGCTGCCTACGAAAGAAAGTCCACCTCCAAATGAACGTTTTGATGCGGCAACATACATTATTGGCCCCGAGGAAGAACTGCCTAGAAGCTTGAGATGCATGGAATTTGTCATGCATGCACCTTCTGATTATTATAAATCAAGTACAACACCTTATCCAAGTATGAGTGCTCCTGCAGTACCAGGTTATTTATGGACTTCATTGAAATCTATTCAGACCGCTACTTCTGGAAAGCAGTGA